A part of Tardiphaga sp. vice304 genomic DNA contains:
- a CDS encoding HigA family addiction module antitoxin, with amino-acid sequence MSIAREKIQMHRLPSTPGEMLLHEFMLPNEMSARALARDLGVPPNRITGIINGKRAMTADTAALFEKRLGMPGEFWMNLQSNYDFAVARQRNAKAA; translated from the coding sequence ATGAGCATCGCACGGGAAAAAATCCAAATGCACCGCCTGCCGAGCACCCCGGGCGAGATGCTGCTTCATGAATTCATGCTTCCCAATGAAATGTCGGCACGCGCCCTCGCGCGGGATCTGGGAGTTCCTCCAAACCGCATTACCGGCATCATCAACGGCAAGCGCGCTATGACGGCAGACACGGCCGCCTTGTTCGAGAAGCGTCTTGGCATGCCCGGAGAATTCTGGATGAACCTGCAATCGAATTATGATTTTGCCGTTGCGAGACAGCGGAACGCCAAGGCGGCTTGA